One region of Lathamus discolor isolate bLatDis1 chromosome 2, bLatDis1.hap1, whole genome shotgun sequence genomic DNA includes:
- the LOC136008839 gene encoding cytochrome b-c1 complex subunit 7 — protein sequence MRQSRDGIGGAGAPPGTLRVTQKAAGCAEVNMAARASVAGGGRLMDKFRKWYYNAAGFNKLGLMRDDTWYEDDDVKEAVRRLPEHLYNERMFRIKRALDLSLKHQILPKDQWVKYEEDQHYLEPYLKEVIRERLEREEWNKK from the exons ATGCGCCAGAGCCGGGACGGCATTGGCGGGGCCGGCGCGCCCCCGGGAACGTTGCGGGTTACCCAGAAGGCAGCAGGCTGCGCCGAGGTCAACATGGCGGCGAGGGCGTCGG TCGCAGGAGGCGGTCGCCTCATGGACAAATTTCGCAAGTGGTATTACAATGCAGCTGGATTCAACAAACTAG GATTAATGAGAGATGACACATGGTATGAAGATGATGATGTAAAAGAAGCAGTGAGGAGACTCCCAGAACATCTTTACAATGAAAGAATGTTTCGTATAAAGCGAGCGCTTGATCTAAGCCTGAAACATCAGATCCTTCCAAAAGACCAGTGGGTGAAGTATGAAGAG gATCAGCATTATCTTGAACCATACCTAAAAGAAGTAATCCGTGAAAGACTTGAAAGAGAAGAATGGAACAAGAAATAA